From Micromonospora sp. NBC_01699, a single genomic window includes:
- a CDS encoding nucleotidyltransferase domain-containing protein, with protein sequence MERLVEIAGRLAEVGGVVGVCLGGSRARGTHSPDSDYDLGLYYRPPLDTGALRLLAAELTEREVDMTEPGGWGPWVDGGAWLTIDGVQVDWIYRDLDRVRRIWRQCEVGQFEVGTQPGHPLGVYSYAYVGELALGRILADRGGELAALRQEMQHYPQPLRTALIANARWEVPFILAAARKGAARGDAFYVAGCLFRAVGLLTHALHAHAERWVLNEKGAVRAAGTLPGAPADFAVRAHALFGVAGTDSLAARLDDAEALQREVLRRLSD encoded by the coding sequence GTGGAACGTTTGGTGGAGATCGCCGGCCGACTGGCCGAGGTCGGCGGCGTGGTCGGGGTGTGTCTGGGTGGCAGTCGGGCGAGGGGAACCCACAGCCCCGACTCCGACTACGACCTCGGCCTGTACTACCGGCCCCCGCTGGACACGGGCGCACTGCGCCTGTTGGCGGCCGAGCTGACCGAGCGCGAGGTCGACATGACCGAGCCCGGTGGCTGGGGGCCGTGGGTGGACGGTGGCGCCTGGCTCACGATCGACGGCGTTCAAGTCGACTGGATCTACCGTGACCTGGACCGCGTACGCCGGATCTGGCGTCAGTGTGAGGTCGGGCAGTTCGAGGTGGGCACCCAGCCCGGCCATCCACTGGGGGTCTACTCGTACGCCTACGTCGGCGAACTGGCCCTGGGGCGGATCCTCGCCGACCGTGGTGGGGAGCTGGCCGCACTACGGCAGGAGATGCAGCACTACCCGCAACCGCTGCGTACGGCGCTGATCGCCAACGCCCGATGGGAGGTGCCGTTCATCCTCGCCGCCGCCCGCAAGGGAGCAGCTCGCGGCGACGCCTTCTACGTCGCCGGCTGCCTCTTCCGCGCGGTGGGACTGCTCACCCACGCGCTGCACGCCCACGCCGAACGCTGGGTGCTCAACGAGAAGGGAGCGGTACGGGCAGCGGGAACTCTTCCCGGCGCCCCGGCGGATTTCGCCGTACGCGCCCACGCGTTGTTCGGCGTCGCCGGCACCGATTCGCTGGCCGCCCGACTGGACGACGCCGAAGCCCTGCAACGAGAGGTGTTGCGGCGACTGTCGGACTGA
- a CDS encoding DeoR/GlpR family DNA-binding transcription regulator: protein MSRQRSWQRRDQILQMAAHNGLASVEELSTKLGVTPSTIRRDLALLTTQGKLARTYGGALSLEPHPEASLRQRLGEAYAAKQAIAAWAAEQIVPGESILLDAGSTTAALAQLLSGFSNLSVSLIGLTALEVLAEAERIEVVLLGGRLRTLSQSFVGPVTESALERMSFDRAFMGADGVRADRGINEKDLEQTRLKELMMSRADHTYVLAHGAKIGQAPFHAWALMPSRWTLVTDSSAPTDEVARFRDRGISVVVVDAPPPAPSML from the coding sequence ATGAGCAGGCAGAGATCGTGGCAGCGGCGTGACCAGATCCTCCAGATGGCCGCGCACAACGGGCTGGCCAGTGTGGAGGAACTCTCCACCAAACTCGGCGTCACCCCCTCGACCATCCGCCGTGACCTCGCACTGCTCACCACCCAGGGCAAGCTCGCCCGAACCTACGGCGGCGCCCTCAGTCTGGAACCCCATCCGGAAGCCTCGCTGCGTCAGCGGCTCGGCGAGGCGTACGCGGCCAAGCAGGCGATCGCCGCCTGGGCCGCCGAACAGATAGTGCCGGGGGAGAGCATCCTGCTCGACGCCGGCTCCACCACCGCGGCCCTGGCACAGCTGCTCAGCGGGTTCAGCAACCTGTCGGTCTCCCTGATCGGGCTGACGGCGCTGGAGGTGCTGGCCGAGGCGGAGCGGATCGAGGTCGTCCTCCTCGGGGGTAGGCTGCGCACCCTCAGCCAGAGCTTCGTCGGCCCGGTCACCGAGTCGGCCCTCGAACGCATGTCGTTCGACCGCGCGTTCATGGGCGCCGACGGCGTACGCGCCGACCGGGGCATCAACGAGAAGGACCTGGAGCAGACGCGGCTGAAGGAACTCATGATGAGCCGCGCCGACCACACCTACGTGCTCGCCCACGGGGCGAAGATCGGGCAGGCGCCGTTCCACGCGTGGGCCCTCATGCCGTCCCGGTGGACCCTGGTCACGGACAGCTCCGCACCCACCGACGAGGTGGCCAGGTTCCGTGACCGTGGCATCTCGGTCGTGGTCGTCGACGCCCCGCCGCCCGCTCCGAGCATGCTCTGA
- the pdxA gene encoding 4-hydroxythreonine-4-phosphate dehydrogenase PdxA, with translation MTSSPYIAVTMGDGAGIGPEIIVRALLDPQLPAAAGYLVVGDAARLRQAAGIVGLDPEIVAVAGVADAVFRDGRINVIDLGLIPADLPFGQVSPVAGDAAYHYIRVASELAMAGDVQAICTAPLNKEALHAGGHVYPGHTELLAYLTGTGEVSMMLSTPRVKVIHVTTHVGLLDAVERIEPGLVERTIRRGHRAMLDAGVPTPRIGVCGINPHAGENGLFGRGEEDAKIAPAVKTCQAAGIDVQGPLPADTLFFLAGRGDYDLVVAMYHDQGHGPVKVLGLEAGVNITVGLPVIRTSVDHGTAFDIAGKGVADHRSMIEALRLAVAMAPQPVAG, from the coding sequence ATGACCAGTAGTCCCTACATCGCCGTGACCATGGGTGACGGCGCCGGAATCGGCCCCGAGATCATCGTCCGGGCGCTGCTCGATCCCCAGCTCCCGGCCGCCGCCGGGTACCTCGTCGTCGGCGACGCCGCCCGACTACGGCAGGCCGCCGGAATCGTCGGGCTCGACCCGGAGATCGTGGCGGTGGCCGGTGTGGCCGACGCGGTGTTCCGCGACGGCCGGATCAACGTCATCGACCTGGGACTGATCCCGGCCGACCTGCCGTTCGGGCAGGTCTCTCCCGTCGCCGGCGACGCGGCGTACCACTACATCCGGGTGGCGAGCGAGCTGGCGATGGCCGGGGACGTGCAGGCCATCTGCACCGCGCCGCTGAACAAGGAGGCGCTGCACGCCGGCGGCCACGTCTATCCCGGCCACACCGAACTGCTCGCGTACCTCACCGGGACCGGTGAGGTGTCGATGATGCTGTCGACCCCCAGGGTGAAGGTCATCCACGTGACGACCCACGTCGGGCTCCTCGACGCGGTCGAACGGATCGAGCCGGGACTGGTGGAACGCACCATCCGACGTGGACACCGCGCCATGCTGGACGCCGGCGTCCCCACGCCCCGCATCGGTGTCTGCGGCATCAACCCGCACGCCGGCGAGAACGGGCTGTTCGGCCGGGGCGAGGAGGACGCCAAGATCGCACCGGCCGTCAAGACCTGCCAGGCCGCCGGAATCGACGTACAGGGACCGCTGCCCGCGGACACGCTCTTCTTCCTTGCCGGGCGCGGCGACTACGATCTGGTCGTGGCGATGTACCACGACCAGGGACACGGGCCGGTCAAGGTGCTGGGCCTGGAGGCCGGGGTCAACATCACCGTCGGACTGCCCGTCATCCGCACCTCGGTCGACCACGGGACGGCGTTCGACATCGCGGGCAAGGGCGTCGCCGACCACCGATCCATGATCGAGGCGCTGCGGCTCGCCGTGGCGATGGCGCCGCAGCCGGTTGCCGGGTGA
- a CDS encoding four-carbon acid sugar kinase family protein, translating to MPELVVVADDLSGASEAAAAFLLRTTRISVLLRSGVPSTSSRVVAVDSDSRGSSPADAADRVKSALDSCAGVPVLKKVDSLLRGNLASEVAALRDLLGVLPVVATALPAAGRVVVDGVLRVHGVPLHDTRLWHAEERAVPRTVAHALSPIETVPVPLAAVRDGVGALARLLAAAASARLLAVCDAETDADLDVVHAAARLVTDRPLLVGSAGLAAAAARAMAPDPQWRAEPLPTARSVLVVAGTAAPAIETQLAALAPEADVVVRLDPQLLLNDPSAVGRELAARTADARCAVLSLDGGAGLRPDLAARLTTALADAVAPSAADGRALILTGGATARAVLDRLGVERLRPVAEREQAVLSTTGTGQVVVTRPGSFGGPESLIELVHTVLSWNEEPR from the coding sequence GTGCCAGAACTGGTAGTCGTGGCCGATGACCTCAGTGGCGCATCCGAGGCTGCCGCCGCCTTCCTCTTGCGCACAACGCGCATCTCGGTGCTCCTTCGGTCCGGTGTTCCGTCCACGTCGTCCCGTGTGGTCGCCGTCGACAGCGACTCCCGTGGATCGAGTCCGGCGGACGCGGCGGACCGGGTGAAGTCCGCGCTCGACTCGTGCGCCGGAGTGCCGGTGCTGAAGAAGGTCGACTCGCTGCTGCGCGGCAACCTCGCCAGCGAGGTGGCGGCCCTGCGCGACCTGCTCGGCGTCCTGCCCGTGGTCGCGACGGCGCTCCCGGCCGCCGGCCGCGTGGTGGTCGACGGCGTGCTGCGCGTGCACGGGGTGCCGCTGCACGACACCCGCCTGTGGCACGCCGAGGAGCGGGCCGTACCCCGTACCGTGGCCCACGCGCTGAGTCCGATCGAGACCGTGCCGGTGCCGCTGGCCGCCGTACGCGATGGGGTTGGTGCCCTCGCCCGGCTGCTCGCCGCGGCCGCCTCGGCCCGGCTGCTCGCCGTCTGCGACGCCGAGACCGACGCCGACCTCGACGTTGTTCATGCCGCCGCGCGGCTGGTGACCGACCGCCCCCTGCTGGTCGGATCCGCCGGCCTGGCCGCTGCCGCCGCCCGCGCCATGGCGCCGGACCCGCAGTGGCGGGCCGAACCCCTTCCCACCGCCCGGTCCGTGCTGGTCGTCGCCGGTACGGCCGCGCCCGCCATCGAGACCCAACTCGCCGCCCTGGCACCCGAGGCCGATGTCGTGGTGCGACTCGACCCGCAGCTGCTCCTGAACGACCCGTCGGCGGTGGGGCGCGAGTTGGCCGCCCGGACGGCCGACGCGCGCTGCGCGGTGCTGAGCCTCGACGGCGGCGCCGGGCTCCGGCCCGATCTCGCGGCGCGGCTCACCACCGCCCTCGCCGACGCCGTCGCCCCGTCGGCGGCGGACGGGCGGGCGCTGATCCTGACCGGCGGGGCGACCGCCCGCGCCGTGCTCGACCGGCTCGGCGTCGAACGCCTGCGACCCGTGGCCGAGCGGGAGCAGGCGGTGCTTTCGACCACCGGGACGGGGCAGGTCGTCGTGACCCGCCCCGGCAGCTTCGGCGGCCCGGAGTCGCTGATCGAACTCGTCCACACCGTGCTGTCCTGGAATGAGGAGCCGAGATGA
- a CDS encoding ABC transporter substrate-binding protein: MSDIVRRSGVTVAGSGAGLSRRALLQFAGLVGAGTVVGSALTACAGPQGGATGGTGNGGKLTIVLNRNLVSLDNKLNQYDAAVTVQRAVRQALTQIGNDLRPELVLAESFEISSPTQWRVKLRDNIHYSDKSPVTVEDVETALRYYFQVKASFVASQFPEQPRLTKIDDRTFTLTTSKPLVTLDSLMSNILITPAKANKPEELRDGLGTGPYKVASADSGTGTYRLVRNENYWGEAALVDEVDISYQEEEGARVIAITSGQADVIDTITPESAAALKKNAEIELVQGPGTRLIHLFYNFRKPAGHPLANPRVREALTYAVDHDSLISSLMNGLVSSAEGVVPKTLAGFVRTGQYTYDPAKAKQVLAAEGVSNLTLTFIWEESEFAGAARVMEALVGMLGDVGVTVKLKEIPKGGEINTWRRGEAGDWDVLGNGYGNQTGLAITNLQGQYGGTAEKEKTRDSYHGFVVPEVTGLLDQAGAEADAVKRTALLGQAQERIWALWPALWAWTPDNVLARRKHVTALGLSPANSYDLSKVRVSD, encoded by the coding sequence ATGTCCGACATCGTCCGGAGGTCTGGCGTCACCGTCGCCGGGTCGGGCGCTGGGCTGTCACGCCGCGCGCTCCTGCAATTCGCCGGCCTCGTGGGCGCGGGCACCGTCGTGGGTTCGGCGTTGACCGCCTGCGCCGGACCACAGGGCGGCGCGACCGGCGGGACGGGGAACGGCGGCAAGCTGACCATCGTCCTCAACCGCAACCTGGTCAGCCTCGACAACAAGCTCAACCAGTACGACGCCGCCGTCACCGTCCAGCGCGCGGTCCGTCAGGCCCTGACCCAGATCGGCAACGACCTGCGCCCGGAACTCGTGCTCGCCGAGTCGTTCGAGATCAGCTCCCCGACGCAGTGGCGGGTCAAGCTCCGCGACAACATCCACTACTCCGACAAGTCACCGGTCACGGTGGAGGACGTCGAGACGGCGCTGCGGTACTACTTCCAGGTCAAGGCGAGCTTCGTCGCCTCCCAGTTCCCCGAGCAGCCCAGGCTCACCAAGATCGACGACCGTACCTTCACGCTGACCACCAGCAAGCCGCTGGTGACCCTCGACTCCCTGATGTCGAACATCCTCATCACCCCGGCCAAGGCCAACAAGCCGGAGGAACTGCGCGACGGCCTCGGCACCGGCCCGTACAAGGTCGCCTCGGCCGACTCCGGCACCGGCACCTACCGGCTGGTGCGCAACGAGAACTACTGGGGCGAGGCGGCACTGGTCGACGAGGTGGACATCTCGTACCAGGAGGAGGAGGGCGCGCGGGTCATCGCCATCACCTCGGGACAGGCCGACGTCATCGACACCATCACCCCGGAGTCGGCCGCGGCGCTGAAGAAGAACGCGGAGATCGAACTCGTCCAGGGTCCCGGCACCCGTCTGATCCACCTCTTCTACAACTTCCGCAAGCCGGCCGGGCACCCGCTGGCCAACCCCCGGGTCCGGGAGGCCCTCACCTACGCGGTCGACCACGACTCGCTCATCTCCAGCCTGATGAACGGCCTGGTCTCCTCCGCCGAGGGGGTCGTACCCAAGACCCTCGCCGGCTTCGTCCGGACCGGGCAGTACACGTACGACCCGGCGAAGGCGAAGCAGGTGCTGGCGGCCGAGGGGGTGTCGAACCTGACCCTCACCTTCATCTGGGAGGAGTCCGAGTTCGCCGGGGCGGCCCGGGTGATGGAGGCGCTGGTCGGCATGCTCGGCGACGTCGGCGTGACGGTGAAGCTCAAGGAGATCCCCAAGGGCGGTGAGATCAACACCTGGCGCCGTGGCGAGGCGGGCGACTGGGACGTGCTGGGCAACGGGTACGGCAACCAGACCGGCCTGGCCATCACCAACCTCCAGGGCCAGTACGGCGGCACCGCGGAGAAGGAGAAGACCCGCGACTCGTACCACGGTTTTGTCGTCCCGGAGGTGACCGGCCTGCTCGACCAGGCGGGCGCCGAGGCGGACGCGGTCAAGCGCACCGCGCTGCTGGGGCAGGCGCAGGAGAGGATCTGGGCACTCTGGCCGGCGCTGTGGGCCTGGACCCCCGACAACGTGCTCGCCCGACGCAAGCACGTCACGGCCCTGGGGCTCTCTCCCGCCAACTCCTACGATCTGTCCAAGGTTCGGGTCTCGGACTGA
- a CDS encoding ABC transporter permease, which yields MPRYLLKRLAQTALTAWFTLTVVFVLLRLAPGDPAVNYAPPNPSSEQLEAVRHQFGLDQPVLGQYLTYLSHLVRGDVGDSFQFRQPALQVVLDRLPYTITLAVAAIVVTALLAIPLGVWMARRDNTAPELGANIATIVGQSMPDFWIGFVLLIVFAVNLGWVAPAGFTSAGSIVLPCLTIVILQVALISRLVRREMVNNLHAPYVTIARSRGVSERRLTWRYAFANSSIPVVTALGTRFAAMLNGVVIVEVVFKWPGVGELVVDALERRDFPLIQATVLVTVVLALLVQLGVDLLYPLMDPRVRLGKEALR from the coding sequence ATGCCGCGCTATCTCCTCAAACGCCTCGCGCAGACCGCACTCACCGCGTGGTTCACCCTCACCGTCGTCTTCGTCCTGCTGCGCCTGGCACCCGGTGACCCAGCGGTGAACTACGCCCCACCCAACCCCTCCAGCGAGCAACTGGAGGCCGTACGGCACCAGTTCGGGCTCGACCAGCCGGTCCTCGGGCAGTACCTGACGTACCTGAGTCACCTGGTGCGCGGCGACGTCGGCGACTCGTTCCAGTTCCGGCAACCCGCCCTACAGGTGGTGCTCGACCGGCTGCCGTACACGATCACGCTCGCGGTCGCGGCGATCGTCGTGACCGCCCTGCTCGCCATCCCCCTCGGGGTGTGGATGGCCCGGCGCGACAACACCGCACCCGAACTGGGCGCCAACATCGCGACCATCGTCGGGCAGTCGATGCCGGACTTCTGGATCGGCTTCGTGCTGCTCATCGTGTTCGCGGTGAACCTCGGTTGGGTCGCCCCCGCCGGCTTCACCTCGGCCGGCTCGATAGTGCTGCCCTGCCTCACCATCGTGATCCTCCAGGTCGCCCTCATCTCGCGCCTGGTGCGACGGGAGATGGTCAACAACCTGCACGCCCCGTACGTCACGATCGCCCGCTCGCGCGGTGTCTCCGAACGCCGCCTGACCTGGCGGTACGCCTTCGCCAACTCGTCGATTCCGGTGGTCACGGCCCTCGGCACCCGGTTCGCCGCCATGCTCAACGGCGTCGTCATCGTCGAGGTCGTCTTCAAGTGGCCCGGGGTCGGCGAGTTGGTGGTGGACGCCCTGGAACGGCGGGACTTTCCGCTGATCCAGGCGACGGTGCTGGTGACGGTCGTCCTCGCCCTGCTGGTCCAGCTCGGCGTGGACCTGCTCTATCCCCTCATGGATCCCCGCGTCCGACTCGGTAAGGAGGCCCTCCGGTGA
- a CDS encoding ABC transporter permease: MSDLAVSPARPNVAPRVLRGSAAARKARYSTIKMWVGGTCAAVVIVPVALAQVLPLPDPVRGVLRETSLPPLSHGHLLGTDPNGRDLLSRILYGGQTSLLIGLLAILLSGVIGIVAGATAGYFGGWVDTVISRLLEAQMALPLLLMLLLVVALFGPSIPVITLVIALAQWPEPARLTRALVLVEREKPYVAAAQVLGLRKLTIIVRHIIPNILSQTLVVVFLLLAQAVLLESALSFLGAGVQRPYPTWGGIISDGRELFVTGTWWLVTIPGVAIALLVLGVNLLGDGLRDRVRRTKAVSA; the protein is encoded by the coding sequence GTGAGCGATCTCGCCGTCTCCCCCGCCCGTCCCAACGTCGCCCCACGGGTGCTACGCGGTTCGGCGGCGGCGCGCAAGGCCCGCTACAGCACGATCAAGATGTGGGTGGGCGGCACCTGCGCCGCGGTGGTCATCGTCCCGGTGGCGCTGGCGCAGGTCCTCCCGCTGCCCGACCCGGTACGCGGCGTACTCCGCGAGACCTCGTTGCCGCCGCTGAGTCACGGGCACCTGCTCGGCACCGACCCCAACGGCCGGGACCTGCTCTCCCGGATCCTGTACGGCGGTCAGACCTCGCTGCTCATCGGCCTGCTGGCGATCCTGCTGTCGGGTGTGATCGGGATCGTGGCCGGCGCCACCGCCGGCTACTTCGGCGGCTGGGTGGACACCGTCATCTCCCGCCTGCTGGAGGCGCAGATGGCGCTGCCGCTGCTGCTCATGCTCCTGCTGGTGGTCGCCCTCTTCGGCCCGTCGATCCCGGTGATCACGCTGGTGATCGCCCTCGCCCAGTGGCCCGAACCGGCCCGCCTCACCCGAGCGCTCGTACTGGTGGAGCGGGAGAAGCCGTACGTCGCCGCGGCGCAGGTCCTCGGCCTGCGGAAGCTGACCATCATCGTCCGGCACATCATCCCGAACATCCTGTCGCAGACCCTCGTCGTGGTGTTCCTGCTGCTCGCCCAGGCGGTGCTGCTGGAGAGCGCGCTGAGCTTCCTCGGCGCCGGCGTCCAGCGCCCCTACCCCACCTGGGGCGGCATCATCTCCGACGGGCGGGAACTCTTCGTCACCGGCACCTGGTGGCTGGTCACCATTCCCGGCGTGGCCATCGCCCTGCTGGTGCTCGGGGTGAACCTGCTCGGCGACGGGCTACGCGACCGGGTACGGCGGACGAAGGCGGTGAGCGCCTGA
- a CDS encoding ABC transporter ATP-binding protein, producing MAVLSVRDLTVDLMTGAGVVRAVDGVSFTVEPGETVTIIGESGSGKSTTAMALLRLLPDDLAVLSGHAEIAGRDVIGTRRHIGALRGRTVALIPQDPMTALNPIATVGRQMTEAIRLSHPGHSRAKADQHALELLRAVHITEPERRLRAYPHELSGGMLQRVLIAMALSAEADLIVADEPTSALDVTVQAGILDLLLEIQERTGAGLLLITHDLGVARLMSDRVHVMQSGRFVESGTVEDVIDQPRHPYTRKLLDALPKLGPWDDPDAPTPQLIQEEAV from the coding sequence ATGGCCGTACTCAGCGTGCGGGACCTGACCGTCGACCTGATGACCGGCGCCGGCGTCGTACGCGCCGTCGACGGGGTGAGCTTCACCGTCGAGCCGGGCGAGACGGTGACCATCATCGGCGAGTCCGGCTCCGGCAAGTCGACCACGGCGATGGCCCTGCTCCGGCTGCTCCCGGACGACCTGGCCGTGCTCTCCGGCCACGCCGAGATCGCCGGTCGGGACGTCATCGGCACCCGCCGGCACATCGGTGCCCTGCGCGGCCGGACGGTGGCCCTGATCCCCCAGGACCCGATGACGGCGCTCAACCCGATCGCCACCGTCGGCCGGCAGATGACCGAGGCGATCCGGCTCTCCCATCCCGGACACTCCCGCGCGAAGGCGGATCAGCACGCCCTCGAACTGCTCCGCGCGGTCCACATCACCGAGCCCGAACGACGGCTGAGGGCGTACCCGCACGAGCTGTCGGGCGGAATGCTGCAACGGGTTCTCATCGCCATGGCGCTCTCGGCCGAGGCCGACCTCATCGTGGCCGACGAGCCCACCTCGGCCCTGGACGTGACGGTGCAGGCCGGCATCCTGGACCTGCTGCTGGAGATCCAGGAACGCACCGGTGCCGGGCTACTGCTGATCACCCACGATCTCGGCGTCGCCCGGCTGATGAGCGACCGGGTGCACGTGATGCAGTCCGGCCGGTTCGTGGAGAGCGGCACGGTCGAGGACGTGATCGACCAGCCCCGGCACCCGTACACCCGCAAGCTGCTCGACGCGCTGCCCAAGCTCGGCCCCTGGGACGACCCGGACGCGCCGACGCCCCAGTTGATACAGGAGGAAGCGGTATGA
- a CDS encoding dipeptide/oligopeptide/nickel ABC transporter ATP-binding protein, with amino-acid sequence MNQPLLDVAGLVVEYGVGRERYRAVDDVSFRIPRGGSLAVVGESGSGKSTIARALVRLVRPTAGSITFDGVDLTRLTDRQLRPLRHRIQMVFQDPYGSLDPHLNAQQIVAEPLAARGERARRVRERRAAELLDAVGLPTSALHRKPHEFSGGQRQRIGIARALAAEPDLLVCDEATSALDVSVQAQVLDILAGLRRERGLTFLFISHNLGVVQAVSDEVLVLNGGRVVERGGTGEVLRHPREEYTRRLRRSALEPALITGRKPREVVRQVAAARTAQSAATS; translated from the coding sequence ATGAACCAACCGCTGCTCGACGTCGCCGGCCTCGTGGTGGAGTACGGCGTCGGCCGGGAGCGCTATCGGGCCGTGGACGACGTCTCGTTCCGGATCCCCCGGGGCGGATCGCTGGCCGTGGTCGGCGAATCGGGTTCGGGCAAGTCGACCATCGCCCGCGCGCTGGTACGGCTGGTCCGGCCGACCGCCGGGTCGATCACCTTCGACGGCGTCGACCTGACCCGGCTCACCGACCGTCAACTCCGCCCACTGCGGCACCGGATCCAGATGGTCTTCCAGGACCCGTACGGCTCGCTCGATCCGCATCTGAACGCGCAGCAGATAGTGGCCGAACCCCTTGCGGCGCGCGGCGAACGCGCCCGCCGGGTGCGGGAGCGTCGGGCTGCCGAGCTGCTCGACGCGGTGGGCCTGCCCACCTCGGCGCTGCACCGCAAGCCGCACGAGTTCTCCGGCGGACAGCGGCAACGCATCGGGATCGCCCGCGCCCTGGCGGCCGAGCCCGACCTGCTGGTCTGCGACGAGGCGACGAGTGCCCTCGACGTCTCGGTGCAGGCGCAGGTGCTCGACATCCTCGCCGGGCTGCGGCGGGAACGCGGGTTGACCTTCCTGTTCATCTCGCACAACCTGGGCGTGGTCCAGGCCGTCAGCGACGAGGTGCTGGTGCTCAACGGGGGCCGGGTCGTCGAGCGGGGCGGGACCGGTGAGGTGCTGCGACATCCCCGGGAGGAGTACACCCGGCGGCTGCGCCGCAGTGCGCTCGAACCGGCGCTGATCACCGGGCGCAAGCCCCGCGAGGTCGTCCGGCAGGTCGCGGCGGCCCGGACCGCGCAGAGTGCGGCCACGTCATGA
- a CDS encoding aldo/keto reductase, whose product MSGKTLAGLRHRLPTLVLGTMTFGDTADPDAARAMVEIALENGLTSFDTANGYAGGRSEQILGEILRGRWDDVTVATKAGIYPGDAGGHPLLSRRGIRASLQASLRRLGTDRVDLFYLHQPDRSVPLAETAAALADLVSDGLVGAVGVSNYAAWQISDVRAACAAAGAPPPVVAQQLYNLVARRIEDEYSEYASTHELATVVYNPLGGGLLTGRHTLEDPPGEGRFGSSALSRMYRERYWNRPVFDAVAALSRIAGEAGVSLPELSLRWLLSRDVVSAVLLGGSKPEQLRENIRAAAGGALPPDVLDACDEVGRVLAGPMPAYNR is encoded by the coding sequence ATGAGCGGGAAAACCCTCGCCGGGCTGCGCCACCGGCTGCCGACGCTGGTGCTGGGGACCATGACCTTCGGCGACACGGCCGACCCGGACGCGGCCCGCGCCATGGTGGAGATCGCCCTGGAGAACGGCCTGACCTCGTTCGACACCGCCAACGGGTACGCCGGTGGGCGCAGCGAGCAGATACTCGGCGAGATTCTGCGGGGCCGTTGGGACGACGTCACCGTGGCCACCAAGGCCGGCATCTATCCCGGCGACGCCGGGGGGCACCCGCTGCTGTCCCGCCGGGGGATCCGGGCCTCCCTCCAGGCCAGCCTGCGCCGGCTCGGCACCGACCGGGTCGACCTGTTCTACCTGCACCAGCCGGACCGCTCGGTGCCGCTCGCGGAGACCGCGGCGGCCCTGGCCGACCTGGTCTCGGACGGTCTGGTCGGCGCCGTCGGGGTGTCGAACTACGCGGCCTGGCAGATCAGCGACGTACGCGCCGCCTGCGCCGCCGCCGGGGCGCCCCCGCCGGTCGTGGCCCAACAGCTCTACAACCTGGTCGCACGGCGGATCGAAGACGAGTATTCCGAGTACGCCAGCACGCACGAGCTGGCGACCGTCGTCTACAACCCGCTCGGCGGCGGGCTGCTGACCGGCCGGCACACTCTGGAGGACCCTCCCGGCGAAGGCCGGTTCGGCTCGTCCGCACTGTCCCGGATGTACCGCGAGCGCTACTGGAACCGGCCGGTCTTCGACGCCGTCGCCGCGCTGTCCCGAATCGCCGGCGAGGCGGGTGTGTCGCTGCCCGAGCTCTCCCTGCGCTGGCTGCTCTCCCGGGACGTGGTGAGTGCGGTCCTGCTCGGCGGTTCGAAACCGGAACAGTTGCGCGAGAACATCCGCGCGGCGGCCGGTGGCGCTCTACCACCGGACGTCCTCGACGCCTGCGACGAGGTCGGCCGCGTACTCGCCGGTCCGATGCCGGCGTACAACAGGTGA